In a genomic window of Nostoc sp. UHCC 0870:
- a CDS encoding Mu transposase C-terminal domain-containing protein, with protein sequence MPRKSTSQAFSVFETEDTAQTEEKETEYLLVNEESPEYLKKVDLIDAIRQAPNKAARREAIADAAKALGKSTRTIKRMIEKVEQVGVATLAVGRKDKGQYRISKQWHDFIVNLHKWGNREGSRINHNQIFGYLKALASQEEKLRQQKYNEKFKEYSQVREDLIIGNYPSHVTVYKVINSYLEEKHSTVRHPGSPIEGQIIQTTEGILEITHSNQIWQIDHTKLDILLIDGEDKQVIGRPYITLVMDSYSGCVTGFHLGFEAAGSHEVGLALRHAILPKHYETEYELQEIWEICGIPEYVVTDRAKEFKSEHLKQISLQLNFIRRLRAFPQAGGLIESIFDKINKEILSLYGGYTGSSIEERPPEAERTACLTLDELEKRLVRYFVDHYNRHDYPRVKNQKRIERWKSSFLLEEPELIDERELDICLMKIAIRNVEKYGSVNFLGWVYQGDCLLNYGGKQISLRYDKRNITTVLAYTRPINGEPGEFLGIIQARDCERERMSLAELNYIKKKLRDEGKEIDNSSILNERLSRFEDVEQTRKERRRQRQKKAQQKHEVKTNKSKVVELFPENEIPEEVTTSEENLINTSFDADSPNIVNSIDKQFTQNKPDANEISKARRRPRVDVKDWNQFMRDNW encoded by the coding sequence ATGCCCAGAAAGTCTACCAGTCAAGCCTTTTCAGTATTTGAGACTGAAGACACAGCACAAACTGAGGAAAAAGAAACAGAGTATCTACTAGTTAACGAAGAATCACCAGAATATCTCAAAAAAGTGGACTTGATCGATGCTATTCGTCAAGCACCTAACAAAGCAGCTCGTAGGGAGGCGATCGCAGATGCAGCGAAAGCTCTGGGTAAAAGCACTCGAACCATTAAGCGCATGATAGAGAAAGTTGAACAAGTAGGAGTGGCAACTCTAGCTGTTGGACGCAAGGATAAGGGACAGTATCGTATTTCCAAGCAGTGGCATGATTTTATTGTGAACCTTCATAAATGGGGTAACAGAGAAGGTTCTCGGATCAATCACAATCAGATTTTTGGATATTTAAAAGCTTTAGCTTCTCAGGAAGAAAAGCTGCGACAACAGAAATATAATGAAAAATTTAAGGAATACTCACAGGTAAGAGAAGATTTAATAATAGGAAATTACCCTTCTCATGTCACTGTTTATAAAGTCATTAATTCCTATTTAGAAGAAAAACATAGTACAGTTCGTCATCCTGGTTCACCTATAGAAGGACAAATTATTCAAACAACTGAAGGTATTTTAGAAATAACCCACAGTAACCAGATTTGGCAGATAGACCATACTAAATTAGATATTTTGTTAATTGATGGAGAAGACAAACAAGTTATTGGTCGTCCATACATCACGTTGGTAATGGATAGTTATTCTGGTTGCGTTACAGGTTTTCATTTAGGGTTTGAAGCTGCTGGCTCACATGAAGTTGGTTTAGCTCTGCGTCATGCAATTCTGCCAAAGCACTACGAAACAGAATATGAGCTTCAAGAAATATGGGAGATTTGTGGAATTCCTGAATATGTAGTGACAGACCGTGCCAAGGAATTTAAGTCAGAACATTTAAAACAAATTTCACTACAATTGAATTTTATACGACGTTTGCGTGCTTTTCCTCAAGCGGGTGGTTTAATTGAATCGATATTTGACAAGATTAATAAAGAAATCCTGTCATTATATGGTGGATACACTGGTTCCAGTATTGAGGAACGTCCACCAGAAGCAGAAAGGACTGCCTGTCTGACGCTGGATGAGCTAGAGAAAAGATTAGTGAGATATTTTGTAGACCACTATAATCGTCATGATTATCCAAGGGTCAAAAATCAAAAACGTATTGAGCGATGGAAATCAAGTTTTCTGCTAGAAGAACCTGAACTTATCGATGAACGTGAATTAGACATTTGTTTAATGAAAATTGCGATTCGCAATGTAGAGAAATATGGTTCTGTAAACTTTCTTGGTTGGGTATATCAAGGCGATTGCTTGCTAAATTATGGAGGCAAGCAAATTTCTTTAAGATATGACAAGCGTAATATTACAACAGTTCTTGCTTATACTCGACCTATTAACGGTGAACCAGGAGAGTTTCTTGGTATTATACAAGCTAGAGATTGTGAACGGGAAAGGATGTCTCTGGCTGAATTGAATTACATTAAGAAAAAATTGCGTGATGAAGGTAAAGAAATTGATAATTCTTCTATTTTGAACGAGCGGCTATCTAGATTTGAAGATGTTGAACAAACTCGTAAGGAGCGACGCAGACAACGCCAGAAAAAAGCTCAACAAAAACACGAGGTTAAGACTAACAAGTCCAAAGTAGTCGAATTATTTCCTGAAAATGAAATACCAGAAGAAGTTACAACTTCAGAAGAAAATTTAATAAACACCAGTTTTGACGCAGATTCACCAAACATTGTAAATTCGATAGATAAGCAATTTACACAGAATAAACCTGATGCTAATGAAATAAGTAAAGCTAGACGACGACCTAGAGTAGATGTCAAAGATTGGAATCAATTCATGAGGGATAATTGGTAA
- a CDS encoding ATP-binding protein, protein MSETNLAQANPEFQQQSNAGFQTAEEQRRSPEVQTEVERIGKANTYLPLDRDTELFDWLDDQRDAKLCGYVTSATGSGLLKACQLYRTQYVKRRGTLLEIPATVLYAEIEQHGGPTDLYCSILEEIGHPLAYVGTLRDLRSRAWGTLKGYGVKILIIGNADYLTLEAFNELIDVFTKMRIPVILVGTYYLGDNILERASLPYVRVHDSFLESYEFPNLIEEEISEVVDDWEIKFLPEHRRLNLTQIDSAISYLRIKSGGLIEPLYDLLRKIAILKGDRMVWRLGDKPDGMATLTAFVLLLYCSYLLLLKQDRYYKIFQTLQN, encoded by the coding sequence ATGTCAGAAACAAATTTAGCCCAAGCGAATCCGGAATTTCAGCAGCAGTCTAATGCAGGTTTTCAAACTGCTGAGGAACAGAGGCGATCGCCTGAAGTCCAAACTGAGGTTGAGCGGATTGGTAAAGCTAACACTTACCTTCCCCTAGACCGTGATACAGAATTGTTTGACTGGCTTGATGACCAACGTGATGCAAAACTCTGTGGTTATGTTACCTCCGCTACTGGTTCTGGCTTATTAAAAGCCTGCCAACTGTACAGGACGCAATACGTAAAACGAAGAGGAACGCTGTTAGAAATCCCTGCAACTGTTCTCTATGCAGAAATTGAGCAGCATGGTGGCCCAACCGATTTGTACTGCTCTATTTTGGAAGAAATTGGTCATCCGCTTGCTTATGTTGGAACACTGCGAGATTTGCGATCGCGTGCATGGGGAACTCTTAAAGGATACGGTGTCAAAATACTCATCATTGGTAATGCCGACTACTTAACGTTGGAAGCTTTTAATGAGCTAATTGATGTTTTTACCAAAATGCGAATCCCCGTTATCTTAGTTGGGACTTACTATTTAGGGGACAATATTCTTGAACGGGCAAGTCTCCCATACGTGCGCGTTCATGACTCATTTTTAGAGTCTTATGAGTTTCCTAATTTAATTGAAGAAGAAATTAGTGAAGTCGTAGACGATTGGGAGATAAAATTTCTGCCAGAACATCGTCGATTAAATCTTACGCAAATTGATAGTGCAATTTCTTATTTACGAATCAAGTCTGGAGGTTTGATTGAGCCTTTGTATGATTTGCTTCGTAAGATTGCAATACTAAAAGGCGATCGCATGGTTTGGCGACTGGGCGATAAGCCTGACGGCATGGCTACGCTTACCGCCTTTGTTTTGTTACTATATTGTAGTTACTTGTTACTACTAAAACAAGACCGTTACTACAAAATTTTTCAAACCCTGCAAAATTGA
- a CDS encoding M48 family metallopeptidase — MHQITVGELVIDVARKNIKNLHLAVYPPDGRVRIATPLHLDDQAVRLFAISKLAWIKKHQANFATQERQSPREFVSGESHYFQGKRYLLNVIYCQGTPKVEIRNNTYIDLYIKPGSNEAQRQQVMMSWYRQQLKQEIPPLIAKWQKNIGVQVEDWGIKLMKTKWGTCNIQAKRIWLNLELAKKDKLCLEYVVVHEMVHLLERHHGDRFVALMNKFLPNWKFYKDELNRSPLGSY, encoded by the coding sequence ATGCACCAAATAACAGTCGGTGAACTCGTCATAGACGTTGCCAGAAAAAATATTAAAAACCTACACTTGGCAGTATATCCCCCTGATGGTCGAGTACGTATCGCCACACCCTTACACCTGGATGACCAAGCTGTGCGTTTATTCGCTATCTCCAAATTAGCCTGGATTAAAAAGCATCAAGCTAACTTTGCCACACAAGAACGCCAATCACCAAGAGAATTTGTTTCTGGTGAAAGCCATTATTTTCAAGGTAAACGCTATTTATTAAATGTCATCTATTGTCAGGGAACTCCCAAAGTAGAAATTAGAAACAATACATATATTGACCTTTATATCAAGCCAGGAAGTAATGAAGCGCAACGCCAACAAGTGATGATGTCCTGGTATCGACAGCAACTAAAACAGGAGATTCCCCCATTAATCGCCAAATGGCAAAAGAACATAGGTGTTCAGGTTGAAGACTGGGGGATAAAACTGATGAAAACCAAATGGGGTACTTGCAACATTCAAGCCAAACGCATCTGGCTCAACCTGGAACTAGCCAAAAAAGACAAGCTTTGTCTAGAGTATGTCGTAGTTCACGAAATGGTACATTTGTTAGAACGTCATCATGGCGATCGCTTCGTAGCTTTGATGAATAAATTTCTGCCCAATTGGAAATTTTACAAGGATGAATTAAACCGTTCCCCCCTTGGAAGTTATTGA
- a CDS encoding type I restriction endonuclease, producing MNQVGQPERQTQNRIVQIFQQQLNYRYLGNWQDRLNNSNIETDILSTFLRDKQGYSNSLITKALYELNKVAGDQTKSLYDINKQVYSLLRYGVNVKEEVGENTQTVWLINWEEPLENDFAIAEEVTVKGENTKRPDIVLYVNGIAIGVLELKRSTVSVSEGIRQNLDNQKSIFIKSFFNTMQFVMAGNDTEGLRYATIETPEKYFLTWKEDTNNDIANPLDKHLLQLCTKKRFLELIHDFIVFDRGIKKVCRHNQYFGVNAAQSYLRRREGGIIWHTQGRTKDRLQSGHGNAMLVSGSIYQACKYYELFVSAGFSKCAIVTSYKPSPKDIKGKSTGEEELTEKLRQYEIYQKMLNGKPPEVFEDDVKKKFVEEPAQMKLLIVVDKLLTGFDAPSATYLYIDKTMRDHGLFQAICRVNRLDGEDKEYGYIIDYKDLFKSLEKSINDYTSEAFEDYEPDDIDGLLSDRIAKGRERLEDVRESIKALCEPVERPRDTHAYIRYFCGADSENPDIIKKNQQQRIALYKYTSALVRAYANLSNDMAEAGYSKAETEVIKQEVKHYEQVRAEVKLASGDYIDLKAYEPAMRHLIDTYIGAEDSEIISAFDDMTLIQLIVERGANAVDALPKGIKQNQKAVAETIENNLRKVIIDQQPTNPKYFDKMSTLLDELIQARKAASQDYKAYLQKIVALSKQVAQPSNSSQYPQSLNSAAKRALYDNLNQDEVLALAIDEQFAKPKKIVGEEA from the coding sequence ATGAACCAAGTCGGACAACCAGAACGCCAAACCCAAAACCGCATCGTGCAGATATTCCAGCAACAATTAAACTATCGCTATCTGGGTAATTGGCAAGACCGACTGAACAACAGCAACATCGAAACCGATATCCTCAGCACCTTCCTACGCGACAAACAAGGCTACAGCAACAGCCTCATCACCAAAGCCTTGTATGAACTCAACAAAGTCGCAGGCGACCAAACCAAAAGCCTTTATGACATCAACAAACAAGTTTATAGCCTCCTGCGCTATGGGGTTAATGTCAAAGAAGAAGTTGGCGAGAACACCCAAACCGTTTGGCTGATAAATTGGGAAGAACCTCTAGAAAATGATTTTGCGATCGCAGAAGAAGTCACAGTTAAAGGCGAAAACACCAAACGCCCAGATATCGTACTTTATGTTAATGGTATTGCGATCGGTGTACTCGAACTTAAACGCAGTACCGTTTCCGTATCTGAAGGCATCCGCCAAAACCTCGATAACCAAAAATCCATATTTATTAAATCCTTCTTTAATACCATGCAGTTTGTCATGGCAGGTAACGACACCGAAGGACTCCGCTACGCCACAATTGAAACCCCAGAAAAATACTTCCTCACCTGGAAAGAAGATACTAACAATGACATCGCCAACCCTTTAGATAAACACCTGCTGCAACTCTGCACCAAAAAACGCTTTTTAGAGTTAATTCACGACTTTATTGTTTTTGACAGGGGTATTAAAAAAGTTTGCCGCCACAATCAGTATTTTGGGGTTAATGCTGCCCAATCTTACCTCCGTCGCCGGGAAGGGGGTATTATCTGGCACACTCAAGGCAGAACTAAAGACCGCTTGCAAAGTGGTCATGGTAACGCCATGCTCGTCTCTGGTAGCATTTACCAAGCTTGTAAATATTACGAGTTATTCGTAAGTGCTGGTTTTAGCAAATGTGCCATTGTCACCTCCTACAAACCTTCCCCGAAAGACATCAAAGGCAAAAGTACAGGAGAAGAGGAACTGACGGAAAAATTACGCCAGTACGAAATTTATCAAAAAATGCTCAACGGTAAACCACCAGAAGTATTTGAAGATGACGTTAAAAAGAAATTTGTCGAAGAACCAGCGCAAATGAAGTTGCTGATTGTAGTCGATAAGTTGCTGACAGGATTCGATGCACCTTCTGCTACTTATCTCTACATCGACAAAACCATGCGCGACCACGGACTATTTCAAGCCATTTGTCGCGTTAACCGCTTGGATGGTGAAGATAAAGAATATGGCTACATCATCGACTACAAAGACCTATTTAAAAGCCTAGAAAAATCAATTAACGATTACACCAGCGAAGCATTTGAAGACTACGAACCAGACGACATTGATGGATTATTAAGTGATAGAATCGCCAAAGGCAGAGAACGCCTAGAAGATGTGAGAGAAAGCATCAAAGCCCTATGCGAACCTGTAGAGCGACCTCGTGATACCCATGCCTATATTCGCTATTTCTGCGGTGCCGATTCTGAAAACCCAGATATCATCAAAAAAAATCAACAACAGCGCATTGCCCTTTATAAATACACTTCAGCTTTAGTTCGAGCCTATGCTAATTTATCCAATGACATGGCAGAAGCAGGATACAGCAAGGCAGAAACTGAAGTAATTAAACAAGAAGTTAAGCATTACGAACAGGTACGCGCAGAAGTAAAGTTAGCCAGTGGCGATTACATTGACTTGAAAGCCTACGAACCCGCCATGCGTCACTTGATTGATACCTACATCGGTGCAGAAGACAGCGAAATAATTTCCGCCTTCGACGACATGACACTAATTCAGTTGATTGTCGAACGCGGTGCCAATGCAGTTGACGCACTACCCAAAGGCATCAAACAAAACCAAAAAGCTGTAGCAGAAACCATCGAAAACAACTTACGCAAAGTCATTATCGATCAACAACCAACCAACCCGAAATATTTCGACAAAATGTCCACACTGCTGGATGAGTTAATCCAAGCACGGAAAGCAGCCAGCCAAGACTATAAAGCCTATTTGCAGAAAATTGTTGCGTTAAGTAAACAAGTTGCTCAACCTAGCAACTCATCACAGTATCCTCAATCATTGAACTCTGCCGCTAAAAGGGCTTTATATGACAACCTTAATCAAGATGAAGTATTAGCTCTAGCGATAGATGAGCAATTCGCAAAACCAAAAAAGATAGTTGGCGAGGAAGCATAA
- a CDS encoding type II toxin-antitoxin system Phd/YefM family antitoxin produces the protein MEHTATSELPETLQQIFTEIQRTKTPVTVTHDGEPLVIIYPATPQPQRPAFGAMKGSGEILGDVIAPVIPQTSESRIRQIKGLHGVRICAIL, from the coding sequence ATGGAACACACTGCTACCAGCGAACTACCTGAAACCCTGCAACAAATATTTACAGAAATACAACGCACTAAAACACCTGTAACCGTCACCCATGACGGAGAACCCTTAGTTATTATCTATCCTGCCACCCCTCAACCCCAACGCCCAGCATTTGGAGCAATGAAGGGTAGCGGCGAAATATTGGGAGACGTGATTGCTCCAGTTATCCCTCAAACGTCTGAATCACGGATTAGACAGATTAAAGGATTACACGGAGTTAGAATCTGTGCCATCTTGTAA
- a CDS encoding restriction endonuclease subunit S, translating into MIPEDWIIKPLKTVSSMNGRIGWQGLKQEEFTFNEGDPFLITGMNFKDGKIRWGEVYHIPEKRYQEAKNIQLKEDDILMTKDGTIGKLLYVENIPFPGKASLNSHLLVFRPLNHTYEPKFLFYQLSSKQFADYVDLNKSGSTFFGITQEAIGNYKAYLPSLPEQKAIAQILSDMDAEITALEQKRDKYKAIKQGMMQELLTGKTRLISSS; encoded by the coding sequence GTGATTCCTGAAGATTGGATAATTAAACCCTTAAAAACTGTTAGCTCTATGAATGGGCGTATCGGTTGGCAAGGCTTAAAGCAAGAAGAGTTTACTTTTAATGAAGGCGATCCTTTTTTGATTACAGGCATGAATTTTAAGGATGGAAAAATTAGATGGGGGGAGGTATACCATATTCCCGAAAAAAGATATCAAGAAGCAAAAAATATTCAATTAAAAGAAGATGACATTTTAATGACTAAAGACGGCACTATTGGGAAATTACTGTATGTAGAAAATATACCATTTCCTGGCAAAGCATCGTTAAATAGTCACTTGCTTGTTTTTCGTCCGCTAAATCATACTTATGAACCTAAATTTCTGTTTTACCAACTGAGTTCTAAGCAGTTTGCAGACTATGTTGACCTTAATAAGTCAGGCTCAACTTTTTTTGGGATAACACAAGAAGCTATAGGAAATTACAAAGCATATTTGCCTTCTCTCCCAGAACAAAAAGCGATCGCGCAAATCCTCAGCGATATGGATGCAGAAATTACAGCCTTAGAACAAAAGCGCGATAAATACAAAGCCATAAAACAGGGCATGATGCAAGAACTTCTCACCGGAAAAACGAGACTAATTAGCAGTTCTTGA
- a CDS encoding type I restriction-modification system subunit M: MGDRINTIITKLAEANDLKGVIDVADFNNADKLGRGKEMQDRLSNLVAIFETPALNFSKNRADGDDILGDAYEYLMRNFATQSGKSKGQFYTPAEVSRVISQVIGVNSAQSQSQTIYDPTCGSGSLLLKSADEAERGLTIYGQEMDNATRALARMNMILHGHPTAEIWQDNTLSSPYFKDADGSLKTFDFAVANPPFSSKAWSNGLDPAKDEFQRFDNYGIPPAKNGDYAFLLHMVRSLKSNGKGAIILPHGVLFRGNAEADIRKNLICKGIIKGIIGLPPNLFYGTGIPACIIVLDKEDAENRQGIFMIDASKGFVKDGNKNRLREQDIHKIVDVFNKQLEVAKYSRMVPVQEIEGNEYNLNIPRYIDSQEEEDIQDIEAHLLGGIPKRDIEALSDYWQVYPTLQQELFEAANRPGYLMLKIPGSEVKACIFTHPEFISYGKDIQAVFETWQGKHTPLLKAIQPGDKPKAIIYALSEDLLQGFTGKSLIDKYDVYQHLMTYWVESMKDDVYILVEDGWKAELTAVTNKKGVVTDYVCELIPKELMINRYFQTEQAAIETLETKKDEFVRQQEELQEEHGGEEGLLEEVTNDSGKITKANINLRIKEIQKNPLFADVDELKVLKSYLKLIESEAELNKEIKEATQSLHNQGLKKYRELTEDEIKNLVVDDKWMQALRQAIASEMDRISQRLAQRIKELAERYEKPLPQLTTQFEDLTTKVEAHLQKNGDGVVMSMDIPEGYKKTEVGIIPNDWEVYYISEIAKKITDGEHATPRRTTEGYYLLSARNIHNGRIDLTDVDFVGEDEYQRIRKRCNPEPDDIVLSCSGTIGRVSIVPSGLECVMVRSAALIKPDKAKVNSYFIQYILQSRVGQIQILQSLNQGAQANLFLNHIEGLKIPLPPLPEQKAIAQSLSDVDALITECDRLITKKRNTKQGTMQELLTGKKAWF; this comes from the coding sequence ATCGGAGATCGTATCAACACAATTATTACCAAGTTAGCCGAAGCCAATGATTTAAAAGGTGTCATTGATGTCGCTGATTTCAATAATGCCGACAAGCTGGGCAGAGGTAAGGAAATGCAGGATAGGCTTTCCAACTTGGTGGCAATTTTTGAAACCCCTGCTTTGAATTTTAGTAAGAACCGTGCTGATGGTGATGATATTTTAGGCGATGCTTATGAGTACCTGATGCGGAACTTTGCCACGCAATCGGGTAAAAGCAAGGGTCAATTTTATACTCCGGCGGAAGTGTCCCGTGTCATCTCTCAAGTTATTGGCGTTAATTCAGCCCAAAGCCAGAGTCAGACGATTTACGATCCGACTTGTGGTAGTGGTTCTCTGTTGTTAAAGTCGGCGGATGAAGCGGAACGGGGCTTAACTATCTACGGGCAAGAGATGGATAACGCTACCCGCGCCTTGGCTCGGATGAACATGATCCTGCACGGACACCCTACTGCTGAGATTTGGCAGGATAATACTTTATCAAGTCCTTATTTCAAAGATGCCGATGGTAGCCTGAAAACTTTTGATTTTGCTGTGGCTAATCCTCCCTTTTCCTCTAAGGCTTGGAGTAATGGACTTGATCCAGCTAAGGATGAGTTTCAACGATTTGATAACTATGGTATCCCTCCGGCTAAAAATGGGGACTATGCTTTTTTGCTGCACATGGTGCGCTCCCTGAAAAGTAATGGCAAAGGGGCGATTATTCTGCCGCATGGGGTGCTGTTTCGGGGGAATGCGGAGGCGGATATTCGGAAAAATCTCATTTGCAAGGGCATTATCAAGGGGATTATTGGACTACCGCCGAACCTGTTTTATGGGACGGGGATTCCTGCCTGCATTATTGTGTTAGACAAGGAAGATGCCGAGAATCGCCAAGGCATTTTTATGATTGATGCCAGCAAGGGGTTTGTTAAAGACGGCAATAAAAACCGTCTGCGGGAGCAGGACATTCATAAAATTGTTGATGTCTTCAACAAACAGCTTGAGGTGGCGAAGTATTCGCGGATGGTTCCAGTTCAGGAAATTGAGGGGAATGAGTACAACCTGAATATTCCGCGTTATATCGACTCTCAGGAAGAAGAAGATATACAGGATATTGAGGCGCATCTGTTGGGGGGGATACCGAAGCGAGATATTGAAGCTTTGAGCGATTACTGGCAGGTTTACCCGACGCTGCAACAGGAATTATTTGAGGCAGCGAATCGCCCAGGATACCTGATGCTCAAAATTCCAGGTTCAGAAGTCAAAGCTTGTATTTTTACCCATCCTGAATTTATCAGCTATGGGAAAGACATTCAAGCGGTTTTTGAGACGTGGCAAGGGAAACACACGCCTTTGCTCAAAGCCATCCAGCCGGGAGATAAGCCCAAGGCGATTATTTACGCGCTCTCGGAAGACTTGCTGCAAGGGTTTACGGGTAAAAGTCTGATTGATAAATACGATGTTTACCAGCACCTAATGACCTATTGGGTGGAAAGCATGAAGGACGATGTTTATATTTTGGTAGAAGATGGCTGGAAGGCAGAACTGACGGCGGTGACGAATAAGAAAGGTGTAGTAACAGATTATGTCTGCGAACTGATTCCCAAGGAGTTGATGATTAACCGCTATTTTCAAACTGAACAGGCAGCAATTGAAACTTTGGAAACGAAAAAGGATGAATTTGTCCGCCAGCAGGAGGAACTGCAAGAAGAACATGGCGGTGAGGAGGGTTTGCTGGAAGAAGTCACTAACGATAGTGGGAAAATCACTAAAGCGAACATCAATCTTCGCATTAAGGAAATTCAGAAAAATCCTCTTTTTGCGGATGTGGATGAGTTGAAAGTTCTAAAGTCTTATTTAAAATTGATTGAGTCAGAAGCGGAACTTAATAAAGAAATTAAAGAGGCTACCCAATCTTTACATAATCAGGGGTTAAAAAAATATCGGGAATTAACAGAGGATGAAATTAAAAACCTAGTAGTTGATGATAAGTGGATGCAGGCGTTAAGACAGGCGATCGCTTCAGAGATGGATCGAATTTCGCAACGGTTGGCGCAGAGGATTAAGGAATTGGCAGAACGATATGAGAAACCTTTACCACAGTTGACAACTCAGTTTGAGGATTTGACAACTAAGGTTGAGGCTCATCTTCAAAAAAATGGGGATGGTGTGGTGATGAGCATGGACATACCAGAAGGTTATAAAAAGACTGAGGTGGGGATTATTCCTAATGATTGGGAAGTTTATTATATATCTGAGATTGCTAAAAAAATAACTGACGGTGAACACGCTACCCCAAGAAGGACTACTGAAGGGTACTATTTACTATCAGCAAGGAATATTCATAATGGACGCATTGATTTGACTGATGTAGATTTTGTTGGTGAAGATGAATATCAAAGAATAAGAAAAAGATGTAACCCAGAACCTGATGATATAGTTCTGTCCTGTTCTGGAACTATTGGACGAGTATCAATTGTACCGTCTGGACTTGAATGTGTAATGGTTAGAAGTGCTGCACTTATAAAACCAGATAAAGCTAAAGTAAATAGTTATTTTATTCAATATATTTTACAATCCAGAGTTGGACAAATTCAAATTTTACAAAGTTTAAATCAAGGCGCTCAAGCAAATTTATTTCTTAATCATATTGAAGGCTTAAAGATTCCCCTTCCGCCGCTTCCCGAACAAAAAGCGATCGCCCAATCCCTCAGCGATGTCGATGCCTTGATTACAGAGTGCGATCGGCTAATCACCAAAAAGCGCAACACCAAGCAAGGCACGATGCAGGAACTCCTCACGGGCAAAAAAGCCTGGTTTTAG
- a CDS encoding type I restriction-modification system subunit M N-terminal domain-containing protein, protein MAIKKSELYSSLWKSCDELRGGMDASQYKDYVLVLLFVKYVSDKYAGVADALIEVPEGGGFQDIVALKG, encoded by the coding sequence ATGGCAATTAAGAAAAGTGAACTTTATAGTTCGTTATGGAAAAGCTGTGATGAACTGCGGGGTGGTATGGATGCCTCGCAGTATAAGGATTATGTACTGGTATTATTATTTGTTAAATATGTATCTGATAAATATGCTGGGGTCGCAGATGCGCTAATTGAAGTGCCTGAAGGTGGCGGATTTCAGGATATTGTTGCTCTCAAAGGATAG
- a CDS encoding ribbon-helix-helix domain-containing protein, whose amino-acid sequence MSQSDRVQTSIYFPKDIHDALVRWAQEEDRPISNLVVRIVSKAVEEREKQNPPQ is encoded by the coding sequence ATGAGCCAGAGCGATCGCGTGCAAACTTCGATATATTTCCCCAAAGATATCCACGATGCTTTGGTGAGATGGGCGCAGGAAGAAGACCGTCCCATCAGTAATCTTGTGGTGCGAATTGTCAGTAAGGCAGTTGAAGAGCGAGAGAAGCAGAATCCACCGCAATAA